In Dasypus novemcinctus isolate mDasNov1 chromosome 23, mDasNov1.1.hap2, whole genome shotgun sequence, the following proteins share a genomic window:
- the GPER1 gene encoding G-protein coupled estrogen receptor 1 translates to MESAAPELGLAGLLNGTAFPNQTGGAAVQRHYAVGLFLSCLYAVFLFPVGFVGNLLILVVNLRFRERMTIPDLYFINLAAADLVLVADSLIEVLNLHERYYDFAALCTFMSLFLQVNMYSSIFFLTWMSFDRYVALAGAMRASRLRTKRRARLSCGVIWLAAVSATLVPFTAAHLQHGQEACFCFADAREVQWLEVTLGFIAPFAIIGLCYSLIARALARAQRPRGPRPRRQKALRMMLTVVLVFFVCWLPENVFLSVHLLQRTQPGAAPCRQAFRHAYPLAGHIVNLAAFSNSCLNPLIYSFLGETFRDKLRLYVEQKASVSALSRFCHAALKSARPDGSESADGRVSSAA, encoded by the coding sequence ATGGAGAGCGCGGCCCCCGAGCTGGGCCTGGCCGGGCTGCTCAACGGGACGGCCTTCCCGAACCAGACGGGCGGCGCGGCAGTGCAGCGGCACTACGCAGTGGgcctcttcctctcctgcctGTACGCCGTCTTCCTCTTCCCCGTCGGCTTCGTGGGCAACCTCCTGATCCTGGTGGTGAACCTGCGCTTCCGCGAGAGGATGACCATCCCCGACCTGTACTTCATCAACCTGGCGGCCGCAGACCTGGTGCTGGTGGCCGACTCGCTCATCGAGGTGCTCAACCTGCACGAGCGCTACTACGACTTCGCCGCCCTCTGCACCTTCATGTCGCTCTTCCTGCAGGTCAACATGTACAGCAGCATCTTCTTCCTCACCTGGATGAGCTTCGACCGCTACGTGGCGCTGGCCGGGGCCATGCGCGCCAGCCGGCTCCGCACCAAGCGCCGCGCCCGGCTGAGCTGCGGCGTCATCTGGCTGGCCGCCGTCTCGGCCACGCTGGTGCCCTTCACAGCCGCCCACCTGCAGCACGGCCAGGAGGCCTGCTTCTGCTTCGCCGACGCCAGGGAGGTGCAGTGGCTGGAGGTCACCCTGGGCTTCATCGCGCCCTTCGCCATCATCGGCCTCTGCTACTCGCTCATCGCGCGGGCCCTGGCCCGGGCGCAGCGGCCCCGCGGCCCGCGGCCCCGCCGGCAGAAGGCGCTGCGCATGATGCTCACCGTGGTGCTCGTCTTCTTCGTCTGCTGGCTCCCGGAGAACGTCTTCCTCAGCGTGCACCTGCTGCAGCGGACGCAGCCCGGGGCGGCCCCCTGCAGGCAGGCGTTCCGCCACGCCTACCCCCTGGCCGGCCACATCGTCAACCTCGCCGCCTTCTCCAACAGCTGCCTGAACCCCCTCATCTACAGCTTCCTGGGGGAGACCTTCAGGGACAAGCTGAGGCTGTACGTGGAGCAGAAAGCCAGCGTGTCTGCGCTCAGCCGCTTCTGCCACGCCGCCCTCAAGTCGGCGCGCCCGGACGGCTCAGAGTCAGCGGACGGGAGGGTCAGCAGCGCGGCATGA